A stretch of Clostridium formicaceticum DNA encodes these proteins:
- a CDS encoding MFS transporter, translating into MKNKNFIIVVIGQIISLLGNAILRFCMSLYILDLTGSAAVFSRILAISTIPYILFAPIAGLLADTINRKKIMLYLDFFSSILMGVYSMILISGRDSTMIVGGVMFILSIIYTLYSPAVTACIPQIVDKEKLASANGIIQQVAAIVNLVGPIIAGILYSFVDIKTIVILNAASFLIAAILEVFLKVPDLELKEKVINPILESLKEMKKSFIYLKEKKKIVLGIIASYGLTNVFVVPILTIVSPYFIKVKLNMSSATYGFVEAIFVLGMIIGGLLVTFRPKLFKMKRIYRTMYPMVIATIMMGIATYLTTENKLGILALYSMGGLAIMLSLALSNVISLTYIQKEVKEEMLGKVSAFSTAVATASVAPGQLIYGHLIDIRLNLYSIMALTFILSIGVVRFIEWNVKELNMD; encoded by the coding sequence ATGAAAAATAAAAACTTTATTATAGTAGTAATAGGTCAGATTATATCGTTATTAGGAAATGCAATTCTAAGGTTTTGTATGTCCTTATATATTTTAGACTTAACAGGAAGTGCCGCTGTTTTTTCAAGAATATTAGCAATATCAACTATTCCATATATATTATTTGCACCTATTGCAGGTTTATTAGCAGATACGATTAATAGAAAAAAAATAATGCTTTATCTTGATTTTTTTAGTTCGATATTAATGGGTGTATATTCAATGATATTAATAAGTGGAAGAGATAGTACCATGATAGTGGGGGGTGTCATGTTTATACTATCGATTATTTATACTTTGTATAGTCCTGCCGTTACAGCATGTATTCCTCAAATTGTTGATAAAGAAAAATTGGCCTCAGCTAATGGCATCATTCAACAGGTTGCAGCTATAGTTAATTTAGTTGGACCTATCATTGCTGGAATATTGTACAGTTTTGTTGATATTAAAACAATCGTAATATTAAATGCGGCTAGTTTTTTAATAGCGGCGATTTTGGAAGTGTTTTTGAAAGTACCAGATTTAGAATTAAAGGAAAAGGTGATAAATCCTATTTTAGAATCCCTGAAGGAAATGAAGAAGAGTTTTATATACTTGAAAGAAAAAAAGAAAATTGTATTAGGGATTATTGCTTCTTACGGATTAACCAACGTATTTGTAGTGCCAATTCTAACGATTGTATCTCCCTATTTTATCAAAGTAAAACTAAATATGTCTTCAGCCACATATGGTTTCGTGGAAGCAATATTTGTACTAGGGATGATAATAGGAGGTTTATTGGTAACATTTAGACCTAAATTGTTTAAAATGAAGAGAATATATAGAACCATGTATCCTATGGTGATAGCTACTATTATGATGGGTATTGCAACTTATTTAACTACGGAAAACAAATTGGGTATTTTAGCACTTTATTCGATGGGTGGTCTTGCAATAATGTTATCTTTGGCTTTGTCAAACGTCATATCTTTAACTTATATTCAGAAAGAGGTTAAAGAAGAGATGCTTGGGAAGGTTAGTGCCTTTTCTACTGCTGTTGCTACAGCAAGTGTTGCACCTGGCCAATTAATATATGGACATTTAATAGATATTCGTTTAAACCTCTACAGTATCATGGCATTAACCTTTATTTTAAGTATAGGTGTAGTTAGGTTTATAGAATGGAATGTAAAAGAACTTAATATGGATTAG
- a CDS encoding ABC transporter ATP-binding protein produces MEAIRLNNLSVAYEDNLIIDQMNLSIPKGKISIIIGANGCGKSTLLKSIARIIKPQSGEIFINGQNIKNQKEKHIATQIAFLPQGPICPSGMIVKELVAYGRFPHQKMIGGLKAYDKDIIDWAIAETGLKDFADREIENLSGGQRQRAWIAMTLAQETDIIMLDEPTTYLDMSYQLEVLQVLEKLNKEKNITIVMVLHELNNACRFASNIIGLKNGKIVCKGIPKESITKENLKEIYGIDVKLQLSDNKNYPICVDYELIRGQNEK; encoded by the coding sequence ATGGAAGCTATAAGACTAAATAATCTATCAGTAGCCTATGAAGATAATTTGATCATAGATCAAATGAATCTTTCAATTCCAAAGGGTAAAATCAGTATCATTATAGGAGCCAATGGATGTGGCAAATCAACTTTGCTAAAAAGTATCGCAAGGATCATAAAGCCCCAAAGTGGAGAAATATTTATCAATGGGCAAAACATAAAGAATCAAAAAGAAAAGCATATAGCAACCCAAATCGCCTTTCTACCTCAAGGGCCTATTTGTCCAAGTGGTATGATTGTGAAAGAATTAGTTGCTTATGGAAGGTTTCCTCATCAGAAAATGATAGGCGGATTAAAAGCCTATGATAAAGATATTATTGATTGGGCAATTGCGGAAACAGGACTTAAGGACTTTGCAGATAGAGAAATAGAAAACTTATCTGGAGGTCAAAGACAAAGGGCATGGATTGCCATGACTCTAGCACAAGAAACGGATATCATTATGCTGGATGAGCCAACAACTTATTTGGATATGTCTTATCAGCTAGAAGTATTACAAGTATTAGAGAAATTGAATAAAGAAAAAAACATCACGATTGTTATGGTGTTGCATGAACTAAATAATGCTTGCAGGTTTGCAAGCAATATTATCGGGTTGAAAAATGGTAAAATTGTTTGTAAAGGAATTCCCAAGGAATCCATAACAAAAGAAAATTTAAAAGAGATCTATGGAATTGATGTTAAACTACAATTGAGTGATAATAAAAATTACCCCATCTGCGTGGATTATGAACTGATAAGGGGACAAAATGAAAAATAA